Proteins from one Thermosipho japonicus genomic window:
- a CDS encoding FTR1 family iron permease, whose protein sequence is MASFIITFREALEAVLIVSIIFAFLNKNKLLSYKKHVYLGITLGIVSSIIFGMILGTLEEHFAEAFEGIFSLIGAFLITTLILWLHKNKNFGKEIQNKLNNSLNKNFGITLILLVTVNILREGFETVIFLSAIPGDAYIIYAILGIVVALVLGYLLYIGILKVNISIFFTVTNVLLILFAAGLIAYGIHELQEAGWFPIIIEHIYDINSFINEKGTFGGFLKTLFGYNGNPSLIEFIAYWTYLIPSMFLAFRKKEIKNNTN, encoded by the coding sequence ATGGCAAGCTTTATAATCACTTTCAGGGAAGCTCTTGAAGCAGTACTTATAGTCAGTATTATTTTTGCATTTTTAAACAAAAACAAACTCCTCAGCTACAAAAAACATGTCTATTTAGGGATAACACTCGGAATTGTATCAAGCATTATATTCGGTATGATATTAGGTACACTTGAAGAACACTTTGCTGAAGCATTCGAAGGTATATTCTCTTTAATCGGTGCTTTTCTTATAACAACACTAATACTGTGGCTTCATAAAAATAAAAATTTTGGCAAAGAAATCCAAAATAAGCTTAATAATTCATTAAATAAAAATTTTGGAATAACTTTAATACTACTTGTTACCGTAAACATCCTTAGAGAAGGTTTTGAAACTGTTATTTTTCTATCTGCAATACCTGGTGATGCATATATTATTTATGCAATATTAGGTATAGTAGTAGCTTTAGTACTTGGATATCTTCTCTATATCGGAATACTAAAAGTAAATATTTCTATTTTCTTTACAGTTACAAATGTCCTTTTAATTTTATTTGCAGCAGGACTAATTGCTTATGGTATTCATGAACTTCAGGAAGCAGGCTGGTTTCCTATAATCATAGAGCATATTTATGATATTAATTCATTCATAAATGAAAAAGGTACATTTGGCGGATTTTTAAAAACACTCTTTGGATACAATGGAAACCCATCACTAATTGAATTTATTGCATACTGGACTTATCTTATACCTTCTATGTTTCTTGCTTTTAGAAAAAAAGAAATAAAAAATAATACTAATTGA
- a CDS encoding heavy-metal-associated domain-containing protein, whose translation MGKFILKVPDMSCKHCVMRITKALEELGEKNFEVKLESKTVEIETENLENVKAKLSEIDYPVESVESI comes from the coding sequence ATGGGTAAATTTATTTTGAAAGTACCAGATATGTCTTGTAAACATTGTGTTATGAGAATAACTAAAGCATTAGAAGAGCTAGGTGAAAAAAACTTTGAGGTTAAATTAGAAAGTAAAACTGTTGAAATTGAAACCGAAAACCTAGAAAATGTAAAAGCAAAATTATCTGAAATTGATTATCCAGTTGAAAGTGTGGAAAGTATTTAG
- a CDS encoding SHOCT domain-containing protein, whose protein sequence is MMLFGLILLAVILYIIFKTFKPSFKGEFEDSALKILNEKLAKGEITEEEYERKKGLIMKGRF, encoded by the coding sequence ATGATGCTTTTTGGACTGATTCTTTTAGCAGTAATACTATATATTATATTTAAAACTTTTAAACCATCTTTTAAAGGTGAATTTGAAGATTCAGCTTTAAAAATATTAAATGAAAAACTTGCAAAAGGTGAAATAACAGAAGAAGAGTACGAAAGAAAAAAAGGATTAATCATGAAAGGAAGATTTTAA